In a single window of the Ruminococcus albus 7 = DSM 20455 genome:
- the trmD gene encoding tRNA (guanosine(37)-N1)-methyltransferase TrmD, with protein MNIDIATLFPEMLENYLSQSIVGRARAKDIFTVKCHDIRAYTKDKHRRVDDTPYSEQKGMLMQCDPIFNCYEAVTEGRRKPHVIYMSPQGRTLTQQRCRELAQMEDIFILCGHYEGVDERIIETLVDEEISIGDYVLTGGELPALVLVDSVVRMLEGTLSQPDCYEDESHYNGLLEYPQYTRPEVWHDMRVPEILLSGHHANIKKWRHEQALITTARKRPELLEKLELSDDDLAIIHKVVNFDK; from the coding sequence ATGAATATAGATATCGCAACGCTGTTCCCCGAAATGCTGGAGAATTATCTTTCACAGAGCATAGTGGGCAGGGCGAGAGCAAAGGATATATTCACTGTGAAATGTCACGATATACGTGCATATACTAAGGATAAGCACAGGAGGGTCGATGATACGCCCTACAGCGAGCAGAAGGGTATGCTTATGCAGTGTGACCCCATATTCAACTGCTATGAGGCAGTGACAGAGGGGCGCAGAAAACCTCATGTGATATATATGTCACCACAGGGACGTACACTTACTCAGCAGAGGTGCAGAGAGCTGGCGCAGATGGAGGATATATTTATCCTCTGCGGACACTATGAGGGCGTTGATGAGCGTATCATAGAAACTCTGGTGGACGAGGAGATATCCATAGGTGACTATGTGCTCACAGGCGGAGAGCTGCCTGCGCTGGTGCTTGTGGATTCGGTAGTGCGTATGCTGGAGGGCACCCTTTCCCAGCCCGATTGCTATGAGGACGAAAGTCATTATAACGGCCTGCTGGAGTATCCTCAGTACACAAGACCCGAGGTGTGGCACGATATGAGAGTGCCCGAGATACTGCTTTCGGGACACCATGCAAACATCAAAAAATGGCGGCATGAACAGGCTCTTATAACCACAGCGAGAAAGCGCCCCGAGCTGCTTGAAAAACTAGAACTTTCCGACGATGATTTGGCAATAATACACAAAGTTGTGAATTTTGACAAATAA
- the rimM gene encoding ribosome maturation factor RimM (Essential for efficient processing of 16S rRNA), protein MNKLLEAGKIVSVFGLKGEVKVQPWCDTPDFLCEFDTLYYKSGTPVEVERARVQKNIVVMKIKGVDSVEEAQKIRNRVLYLDREDVELGEDTYFVQDLIGLKVIDLNSGKEYGVLTEVSETGANDVYHIKSESGKMYYIPAIPSVIAETDVEGGVMKITPLEGLFDDAEEIR, encoded by the coding sequence ATGAATAAACTGCTTGAAGCAGGAAAGATAGTATCGGTGTTCGGATTGAAAGGGGAGGTCAAGGTACAGCCCTGGTGTGATACCCCTGACTTTCTCTGTGAATTCGACACGCTGTACTACAAGAGCGGTACGCCTGTTGAGGTTGAGCGTGCGAGAGTTCAGAAGAATATAGTCGTTATGAAGATAAAGGGCGTAGATTCGGTGGAAGAAGCCCAGAAGATACGCAACCGCGTGCTTTATCTCGACAGGGAAGACGTTGAACTGGGCGAGGATACCTATTTCGTACAGGACCTGATAGGTCTGAAAGTCATCGACCTGAACAGCGGAAAGGAATACGGTGTGCTTACTGAAGTCAGCGAGACAGGTGCTAACGATGTATACCATATTAAAAGCGAGAGCGGCAAGATGTACTACATTCCTGCAATACCCTCGGTCATCGCAGAAACCGACGTTGAGGGCGGCGTTATGAAGATAACTCCCCTGGAGGGACTTTTTGACGATGCGGAGGAAATAAGATGA
- a CDS encoding polysaccharide deacetylase family protein, whose product MGNLRTAAMLMMTAAAMSLTACAASAKNESGAPEKESSELTESKVQQDTAPAETEVTPKVTSFKAPEEYGKVIALTFDDGPDSVSTNMILDIFEENGAKASFFLIGDNINDSTADTVKREAELGFEINSHSRTHSYMNKMTADEIKAEMDYTDEKISELTGTVPRFFRPPYIAVNDTMYETIDKPFINGLGCNDWNKSVSAEKIAESVLAQAEDGAIILLHDGGRNTRTAEALKTIVPELQAQGYELVTVSELFHAKGIEPQEDGILYSRAEQDTAY is encoded by the coding sequence ATGGGTAATTTGAGAACGGCGGCAATGCTGATGATGACAGCAGCCGCGATGTCGCTGACAGCTTGTGCGGCTTCGGCGAAAAATGAAAGCGGCGCTCCCGAAAAGGAGAGCAGTGAACTCACTGAAAGTAAGGTACAGCAGGACACAGCACCTGCGGAAACGGAAGTGACCCCAAAAGTGACGAGTTTTAAAGCACCCGAGGAGTACGGCAAGGTCATTGCACTGACTTTTGACGATGGTCCCGATAGTGTATCTACCAACATGATACTTGATATTTTTGAGGAAAACGGCGCTAAGGCGAGCTTTTTCCTGATAGGCGACAATATAAACGACAGCACCGCTGATACCGTCAAAAGGGAAGCGGAGCTTGGTTTTGAGATAAACAGCCATTCGCGGACACATTCCTATATGAACAAGATGACCGCCGATGAGATAAAGGCGGAGATGGATTATACCGATGAAAAGATATCCGAGCTGACAGGTACTGTGCCAAGATTCTTCCGTCCGCCGTACATTGCGGTGAACGATACCATGTATGAAACGATAGACAAGCCCTTCATCAATGGTCTGGGCTGTAATGACTGGAACAAGAGTGTATCGGCTGAAAAGATAGCCGAAAGCGTGCTTGCACAGGCTGAGGACGGCGCGATAATACTTCTGCATGACGGCGGAAGAAACACACGCACGGCAGAAGCTTTGAAGACCATCGTGCCCGAATTGCAGGCTCAGGGATATGAGCTTGTTACAGTGTCGGAGCTTTTCCATGCCAAGGGCATTGAGCCGCAGGAAGACGGCATACTTTATTCAAGGGCGGAACAGGATACGGCGTATTGA
- a CDS encoding SGNH/GDSL hydrolase family protein, translating to MTKKKVVLLCALALCMFAAGCGKSDKAGNESTANSSVEEEKGMKGTRLTEENAKLTGRTYLDDEGTLWCGLSGSGAEFEFTGKTLDIIVEGDKTVSSGSRDNYSRIAVLVDGERVVDDMLNEGIKKYTPIQGDTEVTKTVKIIKLSETAMSCFGILPINLEEGASIKPAAPKAHKVEFIGDSITCGYGVDDEDPTHTFSTSTEDVTKAYAYKTAQALDADCSMFSISGWGIHSGWTGDGKRREDQRIPLYYEKTGYSFGSMGDVEAQSVDWDFSRFQPELIVINLGTNDDSYCKSDEEKQAAYVSDYVEFLKTVRKDNPDSRILCTLGIMGDNLYPCVEKAVADYSAETGDANISAFHLEPQKPEDGLVADYHPTEVTHTKAAEALTAEIKRVMGW from the coding sequence ATGACAAAGAAAAAAGTGGTATTGCTTTGTGCACTGGCGCTTTGTATGTTTGCTGCAGGCTGCGGCAAAAGTGACAAAGCAGGTAACGAAAGCACAGCTAACAGCAGCGTCGAGGAGGAAAAAGGCATGAAGGGTACAAGGCTTACAGAAGAAAACGCAAAACTGACAGGCAGAACTTATTTGGACGATGAAGGAACTCTCTGGTGCGGACTGAGCGGTTCTGGTGCTGAATTTGAATTCACGGGCAAAACTCTGGATATCATCGTCGAGGGCGATAAGACTGTGTCATCAGGTTCGAGAGATAACTATTCGCGTATAGCTGTACTGGTTGACGGTGAGCGTGTAGTGGATGATATGCTGAACGAGGGCATAAAAAAGTATACCCCCATACAGGGAGATACCGAGGTAACAAAAACGGTGAAGATAATCAAGCTTTCCGAAACCGCTATGTCATGCTTCGGCATACTGCCGATAAATCTTGAAGAGGGCGCTTCCATAAAGCCTGCCGCACCCAAAGCCCATAAGGTGGAATTCATAGGCGATTCCATAACCTGCGGCTACGGTGTGGATGACGAGGATCCCACACATACGTTTTCCACCTCAACCGAGGACGTTACAAAGGCATACGCTTACAAAACAGCGCAGGCGCTTGATGCTGACTGCAGTATGTTCTCCATAAGCGGCTGGGGCATACATTCGGGCTGGACAGGTGACGGTAAGCGCCGTGAGGATCAGCGTATACCTTTATACTATGAAAAGACAGGCTACTCCTTCGGTTCTATGGGCGATGTTGAAGCGCAGTCCGTTGATTGGGATTTCTCACGTTTTCAGCCTGAACTCATAGTTATAAATCTCGGCACCAACGATGACAGCTACTGCAAGTCCGATGAGGAAAAGCAGGCGGCTTATGTATCGGATTATGTGGAGTTCTTAAAGACCGTCCGCAAGGATAACCCCGATTCAAGGATACTCTGTACACTTGGCATAATGGGCGATAACCTTTATCCCTGCGTTGAAAAGGCAGTTGCGGATTACAGTGCCGAAACTGGGGATGCTAATATATCCGCTTTCCACCTTGAGCCCCAGAAGCCCGAGGACGGACTTGTAGCAGATTATCACCCCACTGAGGTCACACATACCAAGGCGGCAGAAGCACTTACCGCTGAAATAAAGCGCGTGATGGGCTGGTAA
- a CDS encoding phenylacetate--CoA ligase family protein → MQITETQLAQVNDRIRALIASNSFYGKKLEEAGITEVHTPEDFAKLPFSEKKDLRDAYPLGLMTAPEEEIVRIHSSSGTTGTPVIIPYTAKDVDDWGEMFKRCYEVAGITNKDRIQITPGYGLWTAGIGFQNGCEKLGAMAVPMGPGNTEKQLEMMQALETTVLCSTSSYALLLAEEIQKRGIKDKIHLKKGVIGSERWSDKMRERISNELGIELYDIYGLTEIYGPGIGINCEYNTGMHIWDDYLYLEIIDPKTGENVPDGEWGEIVITTLVKEGAPLIRYRTHDLSRIIPGECPCGRKYPRIDTIRGRTDDMMKIKGVNVFPNQIEEVLAEFDEISSEYQIRISHLDGKDTMRIYVETNGHVDFAELSKHIAERVKSKIGFTPIVKVVEIGVLPRSMKKTARVIDERFD, encoded by the coding sequence ATGCAGATAACAGAAACTCAGCTGGCGCAGGTCAATGACCGTATACGCGCCCTGATAGCATCAAACAGCTTCTACGGCAAAAAACTGGAAGAAGCAGGTATAACCGAGGTACATACCCCTGAGGATTTCGCAAAGCTCCCGTTCTCAGAGAAAAAGGATCTCCGCGACGCTTACCCTCTGGGACTTATGACCGCCCCTGAGGAGGAGATAGTACGTATACACTCATCATCGGGAACAACAGGTACTCCCGTAATAATACCCTATACCGCCAAGGACGTTGACGACTGGGGCGAAATGTTCAAGCGCTGCTATGAGGTGGCAGGCATTACCAATAAGGACAGGATACAGATAACTCCCGGCTACGGTCTGTGGACAGCAGGTATCGGTTTCCAGAACGGCTGCGAAAAACTGGGCGCTATGGCAGTGCCTATGGGTCCCGGCAATACCGAGAAACAGCTTGAGATGATGCAGGCACTGGAAACTACCGTACTTTGCTCAACTTCTTCCTATGCACTTCTCCTTGCCGAGGAGATTCAGAAGAGGGGCATCAAGGATAAGATACATCTTAAAAAGGGTGTTATCGGTTCCGAGAGATGGTCTGATAAGATGCGTGAGCGCATATCCAACGAACTTGGCATCGAACTTTATGATATCTATGGTCTTACGGAGATATACGGTCCCGGTATCGGCATAAACTGTGAGTATAACACAGGTATGCATATATGGGATGACTACCTCTATCTTGAAATAATCGACCCCAAGACAGGTGAGAATGTTCCTGACGGCGAGTGGGGCGAGATAGTTATAACCACCCTCGTCAAGGAGGGCGCACCCCTTATCCGTTACAGAACACATGACCTCTCCCGTATCATACCCGGTGAATGTCCCTGCGGCAGAAAGTATCCCCGCATAGATACTATCAGGGGCAGAACTGACGATATGATGAAGATCAAGGGCGTAAATGTATTCCCGAACCAGATCGAGGAAGTGCTTGCAGAATTCGATGAGATATCCAGCGAGTATCAGATACGTATATCCCACCTGGACGGCAAGGATACCATGCGTATCTACGTTGAGACCAACGGTCATGTTGATTTTGCCGAGCTTTCAAAGCACATAGCAGAACGTGTCAAGAGCAAGATAGGCTTCACACCTATAGTAAAGGTAGTTGAGATAGGCGTTCTTCCCAGAAGCATGAAAAAGACCGCCCGCGTTATCGACGAAAGGTTCGATTGA
- a CDS encoding cyclic-di-AMP receptor, whose amino-acid sequence MKLVYAIVNNDDTYAVNKGLQKVGIRATKLSSTGGFLMAGNTTFMICCEDVQVDKVIEVLKEHSRKRKQFVPSSAVTEPNGERSVPVEVAIGGATIFVTDIERFEQV is encoded by the coding sequence ATGAAACTTGTATATGCGATAGTAAATAACGATGACACCTATGCTGTCAACAAAGGTCTGCAAAAGGTGGGTATACGTGCCACAAAGCTTTCCTCCACAGGCGGATTTCTTATGGCAGGCAATACTACCTTTATGATATGCTGTGAAGATGTTCAGGTAGATAAGGTCATAGAGGTGCTGAAAGAGCATTCACGCAAGCGTAAGCAGTTCGTTCCTTCGTCGGCAGTCACCGAACCTAACGGTGAGCGCTCAGTTCCTGTGGAAGTAGCTATAGGCGGTGCGACTATATTCGTCACCGATATCGAACGCTTTGAACAGGTATAA
- a CDS encoding PLP-dependent transferase, whose product MLHLLKITFSRNRHYRLFFRKDKAMSAPIYEFAKKYAESGVSRFHMPGHKGKPFHGLEPLDLTEIRGADYLFGSEGIIAESEARTAALYGTAKTLYSTEGSSLCIKTMLAIADHCRKDKSERMLVMAPRNVHKAFINACILLDIDVEWVYPAEKSRSLCSSGVTAHDIWASFRRCPRKIDAVYITSPDYLGFIADIPAIAEICRSYRVPLIVDNAHGAYLKFLDADTHPITLGADMCCDSAHKTLPCYTGGAMLHISQNAPAGFVECSKLMMSLFASTSPSYLIMESLDLCAEYLAGDYRTALAETAARTELCKRRLNDMGWRTIGDEKCKITIASAERGISGDALGDMLRMKNIEPEYTDPDLIVLMTTPFNTEEDYARLEFAMADIPLSEGTALSFDGIPEAIVRMPIRKAAFSLQQEVPVDEAAGRICGMTVTSCQPSVPIAVSGEEITPDIISILKRYGINTVSVLK is encoded by the coding sequence TTGTTACATCTGCTAAAGATCACCTTCTCACGCAACCGACACTACCGACTATTTTTCAGAAAGGACAAAGCCATGTCTGCACCCATATACGAATTTGCAAAAAAATACGCAGAAAGCGGCGTTTCACGCTTTCATATGCCCGGTCATAAGGGCAAGCCTTTCCACGGACTTGAACCACTTGACCTCACCGAGATACGCGGCGCTGATTATCTTTTCGGTTCCGAGGGCATAATCGCTGAAAGCGAAGCACGCACCGCCGCACTTTACGGCACAGCTAAGACACTCTATTCCACCGAAGGGTCAAGCCTTTGCATAAAGACTATGCTCGCCATAGCTGACCACTGCCGCAAGGACAAGTCTGAGCGTATGCTTGTAATGGCGCCGCGAAACGTCCACAAGGCATTCATCAATGCCTGCATACTGCTTGATATCGACGTTGAATGGGTATATCCCGCCGAGAAAAGCCGCTCACTGTGTTCATCGGGAGTGACCGCCCATGATATATGGGCTTCTTTTCGCAGATGTCCGCGCAAAATAGATGCGGTGTATATCACATCTCCCGATTATCTTGGGTTCATCGCGGATATCCCTGCCATAGCCGAGATTTGCAGAAGTTACAGAGTCCCCCTTATAGTCGATAATGCCCACGGCGCTTACCTTAAATTCCTTGATGCGGACACTCACCCGATAACTCTCGGTGCAGATATGTGCTGTGATTCTGCACACAAGACCCTGCCATGCTACACAGGGGGAGCCATGCTTCATATCTCACAAAACGCACCTGCAGGCTTTGTGGAATGTTCCAAACTTATGATGTCCCTTTTTGCTTCCACAAGTCCCTCGTACCTCATAATGGAAAGTCTTGACCTCTGTGCTGAATATCTTGCAGGGGATTATCGCACAGCCCTTGCAGAAACAGCCGCCCGTACCGAACTTTGCAAGCGCCGTCTTAACGATATGGGCTGGCGCACCATCGGAGATGAAAAATGCAAGATCACCATAGCCTCAGCAGAACGCGGCATAAGCGGTGACGCACTGGGGGATATGCTTCGTATGAAAAACATCGAGCCCGAGTACACCGACCCCGACCTCATAGTGCTCATGACCACCCCATTCAATACCGAAGAAGACTACGCAAGGCTTGAATTTGCCATGGCTGATATACCCCTGTCGGAGGGAACAGCACTTTCCTTTGACGGCATACCCGAGGCGATAGTGCGTATGCCCATACGCAAAGCGGCATTCTCGCTTCAGCAGGAAGTGCCTGTAGATGAAGCTGCAGGCAGGATATGCGGCATGACAGTAACAAGCTGTCAGCCCTCAGTGCCCATCGCTGTAAGCGGTGAGGAGATAACGCCCGATATAATATCTATCCTCAAAAGATACGGTATCAATACGGTAAGCGTTTTGAAGTGA
- a CDS encoding sigma factor-like helix-turn-helix DNA-binding protein produces MTKKRLSYDTGAEYLSEGVSFEEEMFRDKENTPSDDRRRYQKALYALLENNLTKKQKCYIILYYRDKLTVSEIAEKFGIDKSTVSRTITRGRQRIVGSAGRSAMSRLFSKK; encoded by the coding sequence TTGACCAAAAAAAGACTCTCGTATGATACCGGTGCTGAGTACCTGTCGGAGGGTGTAAGCTTTGAGGAGGAAATGTTCCGTGATAAAGAAAATACCCCCTCCGATGACCGTCGCAGGTATCAGAAAGCACTGTACGCTCTGCTTGAAAACAATTTGACGAAAAAGCAAAAATGTTATATAATATTATACTACAGGGATAAGCTCACTGTCAGTGAGATAGCCGAAAAATTCGGCATTGACAAGTCTACCGTATCAAGGACGATCACTCGCGGCAGGCAGCGCATAGTCGGCAGTGCAGGCAGGTCTGCCATGAGCCGGCTTTTTTCCAAAAAATGA
- a CDS encoding DUF896 domain-containing protein has product MEKKKLDRISELTAISRQRELTDEEKSEREALRMEYRRSVTANFTDTLEHTVIKEPDGSMVKVKDMKRSGEDK; this is encoded by the coding sequence ATGGAGAAAAAAAAGCTTGACAGAATATCTGAGCTGACAGCAATTTCCAGACAGAGGGAGCTGACCGACGAGGAGAAGTCCGAGCGTGAGGCACTGAGGATGGAATACAGGCGAAGTGTAACGGCGAATTTCACCGATACTCTGGAGCATACCGTGATAAAGGAGCCCGACGGTTCCATGGTCAAGGTTAAGGATATGAAGCGGAGCGGGGAGGATAAATAA
- a CDS encoding helix-turn-helix transcriptional regulator, with protein sequence MAVQSRQKQKLLTMKKLFEAKTDENHSFTGAKLIEILGDIGIKAERKTIYDDIKTLCDSGMDIVTVKDGHSNAYYLGERTFQQEELFVLADAIASSRFLTKKKSQELIKKLQSLTSEYKGKQLRRQIHVDNRAKNFNEQIYYSVNKIQEGIFDEKVIRFRYTEFNPDKKQILKHGGDFYTVSPYSLVWENENYYLVCWCNKHEKICRYRVDRMINVDVTEENIRRLSDDERAEVSNLQSLYGMFGGKLESVTMQFDNSLANVVIDKFGMNCHPHRNSDSTFCLTADVQIAPTFWGWFFQFGKKAKILAPDNVIEQAKEYLEEISESYK encoded by the coding sequence GTGGCAGTACAGTCAAGACAGAAGCAGAAGCTTCTTACGATGAAGAAGCTGTTCGAGGCTAAGACAGACGAGAATCATTCATTTACCGGTGCCAAGCTCATCGAGATACTCGGAGATATAGGCATCAAGGCAGAGCGTAAGACCATTTATGATGATATCAAGACGCTCTGTGACAGCGGTATGGACATCGTGACCGTCAAGGACGGACACTCCAACGCTTACTATCTGGGCGAAAGGACCTTCCAGCAGGAGGAGCTTTTTGTGCTGGCTGATGCGATCGCTTCAAGCAGATTTCTCACAAAGAAGAAGTCGCAGGAGCTTATCAAGAAGCTGCAGTCGCTTACCAGTGAATACAAGGGCAAGCAGCTGCGCAGACAGATACACGTAGATAACCGCGCAAAGAACTTCAACGAGCAGATATACTACTCCGTAAACAAGATACAGGAGGGTATTTTCGATGAGAAGGTGATACGCTTCAGGTACACCGAGTTCAACCCCGATAAAAAGCAGATACTCAAACACGGCGGAGATTTCTACACTGTATCCCCCTATTCGCTGGTGTGGGAGAACGAGAATTACTACCTCGTATGCTGGTGCAACAAGCACGAGAAGATCTGCCGCTACAGAGTTGACAGAATGATAAACGTCGATGTGACCGAAGAAAACATCAGAAGGCTCAGTGATGACGAGAGAGCTGAGGTAAGCAATCTGCAGTCGCTTTACGGTATGTTCGGCGGCAAACTGGAGAGCGTTACCATGCAGTTCGATAATTCGCTGGCTAATGTTGTTATCGACAAATTCGGCATGAACTGTCACCCACACAGAAATTCCGACAGCACATTCTGCCTGACAGCAGATGTACAGATCGCGCCTACTTTCTGGGGCTGGTTCTTCCAGTTCGGAAAGAAGGCCAAGATACTTGCGCCCGATAACGTCATCGAGCAGGCTAAGGAATATCTGGAAGAAATATCCGAGAGCTATAAATAA
- a CDS encoding purine-nucleoside phosphorylase — translation MSDIPERLEKAVEYISARAGMTPEVGIVLGSGLGNFAERAEIISEIPYEDIPGFPRSTVEGHKGCFLFGKVGDTPVVIMQGRVHHYEGYPMEEVVMPARVMGLMGIKTLLLTNAAGGVNKSFKAGDLMLITDHISAFVPNPLIGRNFSGLGTRFPDMSEVYDSALSGRIKACAEKLGTELKEGVYCQLTGPSYETPAEIKMLSFLGADAVGMSTAVEAIAARHMGVRVCGISLITNMAAGISEVPLSHEEVKEAADAAGERFGALVESFVSGLSE, via the coding sequence ATGAGTGACATCCCTGAAAGGCTTGAAAAAGCCGTTGAGTATATCAGCGCAAGGGCAGGTATGACCCCCGAGGTGGGTATAGTGCTTGGCTCGGGGCTTGGAAACTTCGCGGAGAGGGCTGAGATAATATCTGAGATACCCTATGAAGATATCCCAGGATTCCCACGCTCAACTGTTGAGGGGCACAAGGGCTGTTTTCTGTTCGGCAAAGTCGGTGATACCCCTGTGGTGATAATGCAGGGACGTGTACACCATTACGAGGGCTATCCTATGGAGGAGGTGGTCATGCCTGCAAGGGTAATGGGGCTTATGGGCATAAAGACCCTGCTGCTGACCAACGCGGCAGGCGGTGTCAACAAGTCCTTCAAGGCAGGTGACCTGATGCTGATAACAGACCATATCTCTGCATTTGTTCCTAATCCGCTGATAGGCAGAAACTTCAGCGGCCTGGGAACAAGGTTCCCTGATATGAGCGAGGTATACGACAGCGCACTCAGCGGCAGGATAAAGGCTTGCGCGGAAAAACTCGGCACAGAGCTTAAAGAGGGAGTGTACTGTCAGCTGACGGGACCTTCCTACGAAACACCTGCGGAGATAAAGATGCTGTCATTCCTGGGTGCTGATGCTGTGGGTATGTCAACTGCAGTGGAAGCTATCGCGGCACGTCACATGGGTGTGCGTGTATGCGGAATATCGCTGATAACCAATATGGCTGCAGGGATATCAGAAGTGCCCCTCTCACACGAGGAAGTAAAGGAAGCTGCCGATGCGGCAGGCGAAAGATTCGGGGCGCTGGTGGAAAGCTTCGTTTCGGGGCTTTCGGAATGA
- a CDS encoding TIGR04002 family protein has translation MTITNRAENRRTDRGRLIYLTLAGVFAAMIYLLTAFVKVPTGAGYTHAGDSAVFLAACILPAPYAAAAAAIGAGLADGLGGFVVWLPATLVIKALAALCFTSKKDTIINKRNILALIPALVLCAVGYSLYQGIFMSGGISKTAFAAAFAQIPAYCVQTGIGAAIFITAGTALDRMKIKRSLAKKTL, from the coding sequence ATGACGATCACAAACAGGGCAGAAAACCGAAGGACAGACAGAGGCAGACTTATATACCTGACACTGGCAGGTGTTTTTGCTGCCATGATATATCTGCTGACAGCATTCGTGAAAGTACCTACGGGCGCAGGATATACTCACGCAGGTGACAGCGCAGTATTCCTGGCTGCTTGTATACTTCCTGCACCATACGCGGCAGCTGCGGCGGCGATAGGCGCTGGGCTTGCAGACGGGCTGGGCGGATTCGTGGTATGGCTGCCTGCAACGCTGGTGATAAAGGCATTGGCAGCCCTTTGCTTTACCTCAAAAAAGGATACTATCATAAACAAGCGTAACATACTGGCTCTTATACCTGCGCTGGTACTGTGTGCTGTGGGCTACAGCCTGTATCAGGGCATATTCATGTCGGGCGGTATATCAAAGACCGCTTTTGCAGCGGCTTTCGCCCAGATACCTGCATACTGCGTACAGACAGGTATAGGCGCTGCGATATTCATAACCGCAGGCACAGCCCTTGACAGGATGAAGATAAAGCGCTCTCTCGCCAAAAAGACATTATGA
- a CDS encoding MBL fold metallo-hydrolase, whose product MIDKLTVNEHSSIRIGSDKVIYFDPFHLASADHDADIIFITHDHYDHFSPEDIEKCSNSSTRFVVPHTMMKAFAKAGIGEDRTTFMHPGYSAEVCGIPIDAIAAYNLLKPFHPKKNGWLGYVVTVEGKRVYVCGDTDNTPEAKAVRCDIICVPIGGTYTIGAKQAAELVNTVKPAIAVPIHYGSLVGRPSDADTFASCVAPPVQVVIKL is encoded by the coding sequence ATGATAGATAAGCTGACCGTAAACGAACACAGCAGCATACGCATCGGGTCAGATAAGGTGATATATTTTGATCCTTTCCACCTTGCTTCTGCAGATCACGATGCTGATATAATATTCATCACCCATGACCACTACGATCATTTTTCACCTGAGGATATAGAAAAGTGCTCCAACAGCAGTACACGTTTCGTTGTACCACATACAATGATGAAGGCATTTGCCAAAGCGGGTATCGGTGAGGACAGGACTACCTTCATGCATCCGGGCTACAGCGCTGAGGTCTGCGGTATCCCCATAGATGCCATAGCAGCCTATAATCTGCTGAAGCCATTCCATCCAAAGAAAAACGGCTGGCTTGGGTATGTGGTCACCGTTGAGGGCAAGCGGGTGTATGTGTGCGGCGATACGGATAATACTCCTGAGGCAAAGGCTGTAAGGTGTGATATAATATGTGTTCCCATAGGCGGCACTTATACTATCGGTGCAAAACAGGCAGCCGAACTTGTGAATACTGTCAAGCCTGCCATAGCGGTCCCGATACATTACGGCAGTCTGGTAGGCAGACCCTCTGATGCGGATACTTTTGCATCGTGCGTAGCACCCCCTGTGCAGGTGGTCATAAAACTCTGA